The genomic interval ATCTACACCGACGAGCGTTTTTCCGACCATGCGCCGCTGACGCTGGAATACGACGCCGATATTGAGGATTTCCGCTGACATGAACGAGGCCGTGAAAGAGCACCGCAGCTGGCGCGAGGCCTTTGCGGTCTACCTGCACCGTCGCGTGCTGGTCATGCTGTTTCTCGGTTTTTCCTCAGGCCTGCCTTTGCCACTGGTGTTCTCCACCTTTGGCACCTGGCTGCGTGATGTCGGGGTCACCCCGTCGACCATTGGCTTCCTCAGCGCGGTTGGCCTTGCCTATGCCTTGAAGTTCCTGTGGGCGCCAGTGGTCGACCGCTTGAAGCTGCCGATCCTGCATCGGCTGTTCGGTCAGCGCCGCAGCTGGATGATCTTCGCGCAGGTCATGGTGGCCTTCGGCTTGTTGCTGATGGCAATCACCGATCCGCAGACTCAACTGGCGCAGCTGGCGCTGGCGGCGGTGATGGTGGCGTTTTTCTCGGCCACCCAGGACATCGCCATCGATGCCTACCGCATCGAAGCCGTCGATCCCGATCGCCAGGGCGCGATGGCGGCGATGTACATCTATGGTTACCGCATCGCCATGATTGCCTCGGTGGCGGGCGCACTTTACGTGGCAACCTTCCTTTCCTGGGGTCTCGCCTACGCGGTGATGGCTGTCTGCATGGGTGTCGGATTCGTGACGGCACTTTTGATCGCCGAGCCGGAACGGCAGGTGTCGGCACTGACGCTCGAGCTCGAAGCGCGCATGAATGCCTTGCTGAAGACTGATCCGAATGCCGCGTCCACCTGGAAACGCCTCGAGGCCTGGTTTGCCGGCGCGGTTGTCGGGCCCTTCGCCGAGTTTTTCGCGCGCAATGGCAAACGCGCGTTCGTGCTGGTGGCCTTGATCTCGGTGTACCTCATGAGCGACTACCTGCTGGGCGTGATGTCGGGCCCGTTCTACATCGACATGGGCTACAGCAAGATCGAGATTGCCAATGTC from Gammaproteobacteria bacterium carries:
- a CDS encoding MFS transporter, translated to MNEAVKEHRSWREAFAVYLHRRVLVMLFLGFSSGLPLPLVFSTFGTWLRDVGVTPSTIGFLSAVGLAYALKFLWAPVVDRLKLPILHRLFGQRRSWMIFAQVMVAFGLLLMAITDPQTQLAQLALAAVMVAFFSATQDIAIDAYRIEAVDPDRQGAMAAMYIYGYRIAMIASVAGALYVATFLSWGLAYAVMAVCMGVGFVTALLIAEPERQVSALTLELEARMNALLKTDPNAASTWKRLEAWFAGAVVGPFAEFFARNGKRAFVLVALISVYLMSDYLLGVMSGPFYIDMGYSKIEIANVAKLFGLAVTIFAAFIGGLLVARYGIMRMLLVGAVLLAVTNLGFAWLAASGKAEIWRLAVVIMADNLSGGMANVVFIAFMSSITNVQYTATQYALFSSLMKVPGKLTGLFSGELVEAYGYAEFFMVAAASGIPAILLVIYLMRTASDEEKERWA